The proteins below are encoded in one region of Bifidobacterium catenulatum DSM 16992 = JCM 1194 = LMG 11043:
- a CDS encoding ATP-binding protein codes for MQMYRREHYLAKLRPFYDDVGLIKVVTGIRRCGKSSLLCSVMDELRERGVAEGNICCINLDRREYQGVNTPEKLDAVIEHSLGKSASTRYLFIDEIQNVKGYEAIVNGWREEGDCSIFITGSNSYLLSGELATKLTGRYIELEMFTLSFSEYLGMREYLGLPQKPESQIFQEYLTYGGFPKALEYEDLDAKAMYIQDVIGQIFNKDIAARKVVRHRDTFQRVQDYLINNYAAPTNLSGIVDYLKHGEGVTVKRETLANYVRLLESAKVLYKCPRFDLRSRRSLRGGEKYYLADPGIRFARNTDTRMSYGPALENALYVHLRSKGYEVSVGIIGKLECDFIVRKRERYAYVQVSMSVQDPNVEEREFRPFTKLADGYPKYLFSLDPLPMQRDGVRHLNLMEFLRTDGDLDLS; via the coding sequence ATGCAAATGTATCGTCGAGAGCATTATCTAGCCAAGCTTCGTCCGTTCTATGACGATGTGGGACTCATTAAGGTGGTCACAGGCATTCGCCGTTGCGGAAAATCGAGTCTGCTGTGCAGCGTTATGGATGAGCTGCGGGAACGTGGCGTCGCGGAAGGCAATATCTGCTGCATCAATCTTGACCGTCGAGAATATCAAGGCGTGAACACTCCGGAAAAGCTTGATGCGGTCATTGAACATAGCCTGGGTAAGTCAGCTTCAACTCGTTACCTGTTCATCGACGAAATACAGAACGTGAAGGGGTATGAGGCCATCGTTAACGGATGGCGTGAAGAAGGCGACTGCTCGATTTTCATCACCGGATCCAATTCATACCTACTATCCGGCGAGCTTGCCACCAAATTGACAGGCCGCTACATTGAGCTGGAAATGTTCACCCTATCGTTCAGCGAATATCTCGGCATGCGTGAGTATCTTGGACTTCCCCAAAAGCCGGAGTCGCAGATTTTCCAAGAGTATCTCACCTATGGAGGGTTTCCGAAAGCGCTGGAATATGAGGATCTTGATGCGAAAGCCATGTATATCCAAGATGTCATAGGGCAGATCTTCAACAAAGACATAGCCGCACGCAAAGTGGTTCGTCACCGCGATACCTTCCAGCGTGTGCAGGACTATCTCATCAACAACTATGCCGCTCCCACGAATCTGTCGGGGATCGTCGATTATCTGAAACATGGCGAAGGCGTGACGGTCAAACGTGAGACTCTCGCGAACTATGTCCGGCTGTTGGAGAGTGCGAAGGTCCTCTACAAATGCCCGCGATTCGATTTGCGTTCGCGCAGGTCGTTGAGAGGAGGGGAGAAGTATTATCTTGCGGATCCTGGCATACGATTCGCACGTAACACTGATACGCGAATGAGTTACGGACCAGCCTTGGAAAATGCGCTGTACGTGCATTTGAGGTCGAAAGGCTACGAGGTGAGCGTGGGCATTATTGGTAAGCTGGAGTGCGACTTCATTGTGCGTAAGCGGGAACGGTACGCCTATGTGCAGGTGTCGATGAGTGTGCAGGATCCTAATGTTGAGGAGCGTGAATTCCGTCCGTTCACGAAGCTGGCTGACGGGTATCCGAAATACCTGTTCAGTTTGGACCCGCTGCC
- the rfbB gene encoding dTDP-glucose 4,6-dehydratase, with the protein MPPCRYPEIVSSEIFKPRNIIVTGGCGFIGANFVRYVAHNHPDVHITVLDKLTYAGNPQNIAGLPQSQVELVQGDICDAVLLERIVSGHDSIVHFAAESHNDNSIANPEPFITTNVEGTFHLLEAARKHDVRFHHISTDEVYGDLALDDPCKFTESTPYKPSSPYSASKAASDQLVRAWVRTYGLRATISNCSNNYGPYQHVEKFIPRQITSIMEGVRPKLYGTGENVRDWIHTEDHSSAVWEILTRGRIGETYLIGADGEMSNIAVMRMILRLMGCAEDAFDWVRDRPGHDRRYAIDSSKLRTELEWKPVHTDFEAGLQATIAWYAANRAWWEPAKAATEARYRAQGQ; encoded by the coding sequence ATGCCACCCTGCCGGTACCCTGAAATAGTGAGTAGTGAGATTTTCAAGCCGCGCAACATCATCGTGACCGGCGGATGTGGGTTTATCGGAGCCAATTTCGTGCGCTATGTGGCACATAACCATCCTGACGTGCACATAACCGTGCTCGACAAACTGACCTATGCCGGAAATCCGCAAAATATCGCCGGTCTTCCGCAATCGCAAGTCGAACTTGTGCAAGGTGATATTTGCGATGCTGTACTACTGGAACGTATCGTGTCTGGTCATGACTCGATCGTGCATTTCGCGGCCGAATCGCACAACGACAATTCCATCGCCAATCCTGAACCCTTCATCACAACAAACGTGGAAGGCACGTTCCATTTGCTTGAAGCCGCCCGTAAGCATGACGTGCGATTCCACCACATCAGCACCGACGAAGTGTACGGCGACCTCGCGCTCGACGATCCATGCAAATTCACCGAAAGTACGCCGTATAAGCCGTCTAGCCCATACAGTGCGTCGAAAGCGGCATCCGACCAGCTGGTGCGCGCGTGGGTTCGCACGTACGGGCTTCGCGCCACGATCTCCAACTGTTCCAACAATTACGGGCCGTACCAGCATGTGGAAAAATTCATTCCACGCCAGATCACTTCCATCATGGAAGGTGTGCGACCGAAACTATATGGCACAGGCGAGAACGTGCGTGACTGGATCCATACGGAAGATCACTCTTCTGCGGTGTGGGAGATTCTTACTCGCGGGCGGATCGGCGAAACGTACCTGATTGGCGCAGATGGCGAAATGAGCAATATTGCTGTAATGCGTATGATTCTGCGACTTATGGGATGTGCCGAAGATGCGTTCGACTGGGTGCGTGACCGTCCCGGGCATGATCGGCGTTATGCGATCGACTCTAGTAAGCTGCGTACCGAACTCGAATGGAAGCCTGTGCACACCGATTTCGAAGCCGGTTTGCAAGCGACCATCGCTTGGTATGCTGCCAACCGTGCCTGGTGGGAGCCCGCCAAAGCCGCCACCGAAGCCCGCTACCGCGCCCAAGGCCAGTAA
- a CDS encoding ATP-binding protein translates to METFERKAYEKLASWKDSSQGSTALLIEGARRVGKSTIAEEFGRRNYASYMLVDFSKAPDDVLGYFVDLRNDLDAFFMYLSSFYGVELHRRDSLIIFDEVQLYPKAREAIKQLVADGRYDYIETGSLVSIRENVKDILIPSEEESIRLNPMDFDEFLWALGEKPLSTLIADSFKKRRPLPDSLHRKAMRLFREYMLVGGMPQAVSKYVETHDFSKVDNVKRNILRLYRQDISKHGGSDRIRITRIFDNLVGQLSKKEKKFNITSLGKEAKTRDYEDAFFWLSDAFITNDCFNSTDPSVGLSISEDHSTVKCYAADTGLLTTLALADSEQTGSNLYRDILLERIEINEGMLAENVVAQLLRANGHRLFFYSRSDRDDPSNRMEIDFLIVEPYENAAMKYRVSPIEVKSSKRYRTVSLDKFKAKFDKKVGTRYVLHPKPLVVENDVVKLPIYMAGLL, encoded by the coding sequence ATGGAGACTTTCGAACGAAAAGCGTACGAAAAACTGGCTTCCTGGAAAGATTCTTCCCAAGGAAGCACAGCCCTGCTCATCGAGGGCGCACGGCGCGTCGGGAAAAGCACCATCGCGGAGGAATTCGGACGACGGAACTATGCGTCGTATATGCTCGTCGACTTCTCGAAAGCCCCCGATGACGTGCTGGGCTACTTCGTCGACCTGCGCAACGACCTCGACGCGTTCTTCATGTACCTGTCATCCTTCTACGGAGTGGAACTGCACAGGAGGGATAGCCTCATCATTTTCGACGAGGTGCAGCTGTATCCGAAGGCCCGCGAGGCCATCAAGCAGCTGGTGGCTGACGGGCGTTACGACTACATCGAGACGGGGTCGCTTGTCTCCATCCGCGAAAACGTCAAGGACATCCTCATTCCATCAGAGGAGGAGTCGATCCGCCTAAATCCCATGGATTTCGATGAATTCCTCTGGGCTTTGGGAGAAAAGCCACTGTCCACGCTCATCGCGGACTCGTTCAAGAAGCGCAGGCCGCTCCCCGATTCGCTGCACAGGAAGGCCATGCGGCTATTCCGTGAATACATGCTGGTCGGAGGCATGCCCCAGGCCGTGTCGAAGTACGTCGAGACCCATGATTTCAGCAAAGTCGACAACGTCAAACGGAACATCCTCCGACTGTACAGGCAAGACATCTCCAAACATGGCGGCAGCGACCGGATACGCATCACGCGCATCTTCGACAACCTGGTGGGCCAGCTTTCCAAGAAAGAGAAGAAGTTCAACATCACATCGCTGGGAAAGGAAGCGAAGACCCGCGATTACGAGGACGCCTTCTTCTGGCTTTCCGACGCGTTCATCACCAACGACTGCTTCAATTCCACTGATCCGAGCGTGGGGCTAAGCATCAGCGAGGACCATTCGACGGTCAAATGCTACGCCGCCGACACCGGACTTCTCACCACTCTCGCCCTGGCCGACTCGGAACAGACCGGAAGCAACCTGTACCGGGACATCCTCCTAGAACGCATCGAAATCAACGAGGGCATGCTCGCGGAGAACGTCGTCGCACAGCTTCTCCGGGCCAACGGACACCGGCTGTTCTTCTATTCGCGCAGCGATCGTGACGACCCGTCGAACCGCATGGAGATCGACTTCCTCATCGTCGAACCGTACGAGAACGCGGCAATGAAGTACAGGGTCAGCCCCATCGAGGTCAAGTCATCGAAACGCTACCGCACGGTCTCGTTAGACAAATTCAAGGCAAAATTCGATAAGAAGGTCGGCACCAGATACGTGCTGCATCCGAAACCGCTGGTCGTGGAAAATGACGTGGTCAAGCTGCCGATCTACATGGCGGGACTGCTGTAG
- a CDS encoding LTA synthase family protein, with product MPIFSPDRHACAPSYVKLTKQPITGGAYRPLANDEDSNACAPSALSGHHGSKLYTQKSAIHAISDNASVFIPKVDAPHLPKTADDKSIDEAINEATNDSTHSVPPSAEIQLAQANEHPLMQAIEVCKQSVHTTAKALSTAGHAVAKAAKTTGHAIRTAATAVKTAWHTFANFKAVQLIIKFFKKAYALWKKRMKFSYAFYTIVFFLLTSAEVIFLQWGMYSEPEYEKGTEIDETTKVLQSVGGQVTRFISQMWLEQKNVCLVSFMGLALIYLALIFVTNRFWIATLVFGVALTAFGVANSIKVQLRNEPIIPADLTFISGGDTGSIMSFVPKSSQAFVNGAITFVIWFAIIIFALFVLDGRRRFIYCSWRHPIANIKNIIGNVFRILAAILSVVLLSTYVIGLGTPGSGTYKWAKDNGYEPQLWNAIGDAQANNPATTFLSLSKVKAMDKPDNYSQKTMQSLAKKYAQEAQAINHTRSGELTDNTVIMILSETFSDPTRVPGVSFSLDPIPNIRNIKNTTTSGLMLSPGYGGGTANIEYQALTGLNLANFNDSLIVPYQQLVPNQNDPYSFNQIWMKKYGKNASTAVHPFQQSMYLRNINYRKFGFSYLYTLDSKIPLKHTGCIDRSPYVSDSEAYQSILDLLDRQQDSKSSQFLQLVTMQNHMPYGDYYDNNEFSDANISEDLSDGERWNINTYTKGINWTDQETADFLNQLDQIYKPITVIFYGDHLPGIYDTADMNKNNKTVLHETDYFIWSNSASPSHGTNVNPTTTAYTSSNYFMPLAAEHMNAKVSPYLAMLTELQQEVPAMSRVIGTNGGIGQGKATYLDHDGNNIKATALSAKAKELLKDYKLVQYDQTVGKNYLKDLDFTQVP from the coding sequence ATGCCTATTTTCTCGCCCGACCGTCACGCTTGTGCGCCTTCATACGTAAAACTTACTAAGCAGCCGATTACGGGCGGAGCGTATCGCCCTCTTGCGAATGACGAAGATAGCAACGCTTGCGCTCCATCCGCCCTTTCAGGTCACCATGGTTCAAAGCTGTATACGCAGAAATCAGCAATTCACGCCATCTCCGATAACGCAAGCGTTTTCATTCCCAAAGTCGATGCGCCCCATCTGCCAAAAACAGCTGATGACAAGTCCATTGACGAAGCCATTAACGAAGCTACGAACGACAGTACCCATTCAGTCCCACCATCTGCTGAAATTCAACTCGCGCAAGCTAACGAGCATCCTCTGATGCAGGCTATCGAGGTCTGCAAACAATCCGTACACACTACGGCAAAAGCACTCTCCACCGCAGGACATGCAGTTGCAAAAGCTGCCAAAACCACCGGCCACGCCATCCGCACAGCTGCCACAGCAGTAAAGACCGCATGGCATACCTTCGCTAACTTCAAAGCCGTACAGCTCATCATCAAATTCTTCAAGAAAGCATATGCACTCTGGAAGAAGCGCATGAAGTTCTCATACGCCTTCTACACCATCGTGTTCTTCCTGCTCACTTCAGCGGAAGTCATTTTCCTTCAATGGGGAATGTATTCCGAGCCCGAATATGAAAAGGGCACTGAAATTGACGAAACGACGAAAGTCCTTCAAAGCGTTGGCGGACAAGTCACCAGATTCATCAGTCAAATGTGGCTTGAGCAGAAAAACGTCTGTCTCGTCAGTTTTATGGGACTGGCTTTAATCTATCTTGCGTTAATTTTTGTAACGAACCGATTCTGGATTGCCACTCTTGTTTTTGGCGTTGCCCTTACGGCTTTTGGAGTCGCCAACAGCATCAAAGTCCAGCTGCGAAATGAACCGATCATTCCCGCTGATTTGACATTCATTTCAGGCGGTGACACCGGCAGCATCATGTCATTCGTACCGAAATCCAGCCAAGCGTTCGTTAATGGCGCAATTACTTTCGTAATTTGGTTTGCAATTATCATCTTCGCTCTTTTTGTTCTGGACGGCCGCAGACGTTTCATTTATTGCTCATGGAGACATCCCATTGCCAACATCAAAAACATCATTGGCAATGTCTTCCGCATACTCGCAGCAATACTCAGCGTTGTGCTACTGAGCACTTATGTCATAGGTTTAGGCACGCCCGGCTCAGGCACCTACAAATGGGCTAAAGATAATGGCTACGAGCCCCAATTATGGAATGCCATAGGTGATGCTCAAGCCAATAATCCTGCCACCACATTCCTTAGCCTGTCAAAGGTCAAGGCCATGGATAAACCCGACAACTACAGTCAAAAAACCATGCAGTCTCTCGCTAAGAAATATGCGCAAGAGGCGCAAGCCATCAATCATACCCGATCAGGTGAGCTTACGGACAATACCGTCATCATGATTTTGTCTGAAACTTTCTCCGACCCCACTCGCGTTCCGGGCGTTTCTTTCAGTCTCGATCCAATACCGAACATCCGTAATATCAAAAACACGACCACTTCAGGACTCATGCTGTCCCCCGGTTACGGCGGTGGCACCGCGAATATCGAATATCAGGCTTTGACCGGCTTGAATCTTGCGAATTTCAATGATTCTTTGATTGTGCCGTACCAGCAATTGGTGCCGAACCAGAATGATCCTTATTCGTTCAACCAGATTTGGATGAAAAAGTATGGGAAAAATGCTTCTACTGCGGTGCATCCGTTCCAGCAAAGCATGTATCTGAGGAATATCAACTACAGGAAGTTTGGCTTCTCATACCTGTACACGCTTGATAGCAAAATTCCGCTGAAACATACCGGTTGCATCGACCGTTCGCCTTATGTGAGTGACAGCGAAGCGTATCAGAGCATTCTTGACCTGCTCGATAGGCAACAAGATTCGAAGTCCTCGCAGTTCTTGCAACTCGTCACCATGCAGAACCATATGCCCTATGGCGATTACTATGACAATAACGAGTTTTCAGACGCCAATATTTCAGAAGATTTATCTGATGGGGAACGCTGGAATATCAATACCTACACTAAAGGAATTAACTGGACCGACCAGGAAACGGCGGATTTCCTTAATCAGCTCGACCAAATATACAAGCCAATCACCGTTATCTTCTATGGAGATCATCTGCCCGGCATCTACGACACGGCAGATATGAACAAGAACAATAAAACCGTTTTGCATGAAACAGATTATTTCATTTGGTCAAATTCCGCTTCGCCTTCCCATGGAACGAACGTTAATCCCACAACCACCGCGTACACATCATCCAACTATTTCATGCCGCTGGCTGCAGAACACATGAACGCTAAGGTATCACCGTATCTTGCGATGCTTACGGAATTGCAACAAGAAGTCCCTGCAATGAGCCGTGTGATCGGCACTAACGGCGGTATCGGGCAAGGCAAGGCGACGTACCTGGATCATGATGGCAACAACATCAAAGCCACAGCTTTAAGCGCTAAAGCAAAGGAGCTGCTCAAAGATTACAAACTGGTTCAATATGACCAGACCGTGGGCAAGAATTACCTTAAGGACTTGGATTTCACACAGGTCCCATAG
- the glf gene encoding UDP-galactopyranose mutase yields MTGAVEYPDLVVVGAGLFGLTVAQQAVERLGVRVEIIDVRDHIGGNAYSYMDEETGAEIHKYGAHLFHTSNRRVWEYVNRFTSFTSYVHRVYATHDGEVYPLPINLGTINQFFHARYTPAEAKALIDGQAGELAGTDPQNLNDKGISLIGRPLYEAFIKNYTGKQWQTDPKDLPAGIINRLPVRFNYDNRYFKDTWEGLPTDGYTAWMERMIDDPRIHVTLKTDFFDASQPFNRKALAAAGVPVVYTGPVDRYFDYSLGELKWRTVDFREVRYDEGDHFGCPVMNFSDADVPYTRAIEFKNFNPERRDSQNPDRTVVWEEYSRFAERGDEPYYPINTEADKALYARYEELAKAEPLTVFGGRLGTYKYYDMHQVIDTALTAYEEQVEPLLKK; encoded by the coding sequence ATGACTGGTGCGGTGGAGTATCCCGATCTGGTGGTCGTGGGCGCGGGCCTGTTCGGCCTGACCGTGGCCCAGCAGGCCGTGGAGCGTTTGGGCGTCAGGGTGGAGATCATCGACGTGCGCGACCACATCGGCGGCAACGCGTACAGCTACATGGACGAGGAGACCGGCGCGGAGATCCACAAGTACGGCGCCCACCTGTTCCACACGTCCAACAGGCGCGTGTGGGAGTACGTGAACAGGTTCACCTCGTTCACCTCCTACGTGCACCGCGTGTACGCCACGCACGACGGCGAGGTGTACCCCCTGCCGATCAACCTGGGCACGATCAACCAGTTCTTCCACGCGCGTTACACGCCGGCCGAGGCGAAGGCCCTGATCGACGGGCAGGCCGGCGAATTGGCGGGCACGGACCCCCAGAACCTCAACGACAAGGGCATTTCGCTGATCGGCCGCCCCCTGTACGAGGCGTTCATCAAGAACTACACGGGCAAGCAGTGGCAGACCGATCCGAAGGACCTGCCCGCGGGCATCATCAACCGCCTGCCGGTGCGCTTCAACTACGACAACCGCTATTTCAAGGACACGTGGGAAGGCCTGCCGACGGACGGCTACACCGCGTGGATGGAGCGCATGATCGACGACCCGCGCATCCACGTGACCCTGAAGACCGACTTCTTCGACGCCTCGCAGCCGTTCAACAGGAAGGCCCTGGCCGCGGCGGGCGTGCCGGTGGTGTACACGGGCCCGGTGGACCGCTACTTCGACTATTCGCTGGGCGAGCTCAAGTGGCGTACGGTCGACTTCAGGGAGGTGCGCTACGACGAGGGCGACCATTTCGGATGCCCGGTGATGAACTTCTCCGACGCGGACGTGCCGTACACGCGCGCGATCGAGTTCAAGAACTTCAACCCGGAACGCAGGGACTCGCAGAACCCGGACAGGACCGTGGTGTGGGAGGAGTACAGCCGTTTCGCCGAGCGCGGCGACGAGCCGTACTATCCGATCAACACGGAGGCCGACAAGGCGCTGTACGCGAGGTACGAGGAGCTCGCGAAGGCCGAACCGCTCACGGTGTTCGGCGGCCGTCTGGGCACGTACAAGTACTACGACATGCATCAGGTGATCGACACCGCGCTGACCGCGTACGAGGAACAGGTCGAACCACTCCTCAAAAAGTGA
- a CDS encoding glycosyltransferase: MNQKASMKNAGANNTWETVMRVVYPVKDAEQTLPLYALDWTRPHVAETTLDSRIDMRRLEFGSMNQSTLQRLLRNAGSSAGVSCDSFEIAGRTSITLKNRGHMSGCAFFNAFPAAYWRRWTSVKTVRFEATVQGNSKISVFRSTGRGLIYPVSTKTTTASESETRVCIDVPMTGLMDGGYFWFDAESLDGSVTIADATWSVPREARTAKHETTLSIAITTFNRASYCMDQLRTIAGASALRERLDTVYCTDQGSDLVKDQKDFDEVADNLGEQLTYIQQANLGGSGGFSRGMYETAKAGDSDFVLLLDDDAISEPESILRAIQFSDYTVRPVLVGGGMFHLDNRTMLYTQGERINAQRMWMYPSKSMGYNHDFSVEPLRDSPDRHQRIDEDFNGWWMCLIPIAVVKKIGLSMPVFIKFDDIEYGLRAKKAGFPTVCLPGVAVWHQAWHDKDPARSWEEYFTERNRWLAALLTYPDRPPRMLVETLYGDASLGLRFVYSAMALHHMALRDILRGPQYLVDCLPTKLGEVRELRAKYPDAQSKESFEEFPEPAGEVEPPKNHPSTMKSRYKAAVGLIAKSFIKKANPDKATRPDAAIPARDTAWTWLAFDHVNSALVTTPDGNGVAWLKRDNKRFRKSMMEGYRLTRKILKNWKRLSAQYQSYGITSMETWARIFGDE; encoded by the coding sequence ATGAATCAGAAGGCTTCTATGAAGAATGCCGGGGCAAACAACACCTGGGAAACGGTTATGCGTGTTGTGTATCCGGTCAAGGACGCTGAGCAAACTCTCCCGCTGTATGCGCTTGATTGGACTCGTCCGCATGTTGCGGAGACCACGCTGGACTCCCGTATTGACATGCGCCGTTTGGAATTCGGCTCCATGAATCAGTCCACATTGCAACGCTTGCTTCGCAATGCCGGGTCGTCTGCAGGAGTGTCTTGCGATTCGTTTGAAATTGCGGGGCGTACCTCTATAACCTTGAAAAATCGTGGTCACATGTCTGGATGCGCATTCTTCAACGCATTCCCCGCTGCATATTGGCGCCGTTGGACCAGTGTAAAAACGGTGCGATTCGAAGCGACAGTTCAGGGAAACTCCAAAATCAGCGTATTCCGTTCCACAGGTCGTGGACTGATTTATCCGGTTTCGACGAAGACGACAACGGCTTCGGAGTCTGAAACTCGTGTATGCATAGACGTGCCGATGACAGGTCTTATGGATGGCGGTTACTTCTGGTTCGATGCGGAATCGCTTGATGGTTCCGTGACCATTGCTGATGCTACATGGTCTGTACCCCGTGAGGCGCGTACCGCTAAGCATGAGACAACCCTGTCTATCGCCATCACGACCTTTAATCGCGCCTCATATTGTATGGATCAATTGCGTACTATCGCCGGTGCTTCGGCATTGCGCGAACGTTTGGATACAGTGTATTGCACGGATCAAGGCAGCGACTTAGTTAAGGATCAGAAGGACTTTGATGAGGTTGCCGATAATCTAGGCGAACAGCTTACATACATTCAGCAAGCGAACTTGGGTGGTTCTGGAGGATTCTCCCGAGGCATGTATGAAACGGCTAAGGCCGGTGATAGTGATTTTGTGCTGCTGTTGGACGATGATGCCATCAGCGAACCGGAATCGATTCTGCGTGCAATCCAATTCTCTGATTACACGGTGCGACCAGTTCTTGTCGGCGGCGGCATGTTCCATTTGGATAATCGCACCATGTTGTATACGCAAGGTGAGCGGATCAATGCGCAACGAATGTGGATGTACCCGTCCAAGAGCATGGGATACAACCATGATTTCTCTGTGGAACCGCTCCGTGACTCTCCGGATCGTCATCAGCGCATCGATGAAGACTTCAATGGGTGGTGGATGTGTCTGATTCCGATTGCGGTTGTGAAGAAAATCGGTCTCTCCATGCCGGTGTTCATCAAATTCGATGACATTGAATATGGTCTTCGTGCCAAGAAAGCAGGATTTCCCACAGTCTGCCTGCCAGGTGTGGCTGTATGGCATCAAGCATGGCATGACAAGGATCCAGCACGTTCGTGGGAGGAATACTTTACTGAGCGTAACCGTTGGCTCGCGGCATTGTTGACGTATCCGGATAGGCCGCCTCGCATGTTGGTGGAGACCTTGTATGGTGATGCCAGTCTCGGGCTTCGGTTTGTGTACTCCGCCATGGCATTGCATCATATGGCGCTAAGGGATATTCTTCGAGGCCCACAGTACCTTGTAGATTGCTTGCCGACGAAACTTGGCGAAGTGCGTGAACTGCGAGCAAAATATCCTGATGCTCAGTCCAAGGAGAGTTTTGAGGAGTTCCCTGAGCCAGCTGGCGAGGTTGAACCGCCAAAGAACCATCCATCGACTATGAAAAGCCGGTACAAGGCGGCTGTCGGCCTTATCGCGAAGAGCTTTATTAAGAAGGCCAATCCCGATAAAGCCACTCGTCCGGATGCGGCCATCCCCGCACGCGATACTGCTTGGACTTGGCTTGCCTTTGACCATGTTAATTCAGCATTGGTGACCACGCCAGACGGTAATGGTGTGGCATGGCTAAAGCGAGACAACAAACGTTTCCGTAAGAGCATGATGGAAGGATATCGGCTTACACGCAAGATTCTGAAGAATTGGAAGCGATTGTCTGCCCAATACCAGTCTTATGGGATTACCTCCATGGAGACGTGGGCAAGAATCTTTGGAGATGAATAA
- a CDS encoding DUF2142 domain-containing protein — MPRHYSGKRQRELKHVEPHASDYISLLYWIGTITTGCILIFCGKQHCFNDAMAHWARILQIRAGNIIPVFSDEYHDWVVYRDHGKIITFNNTAVNAPFVYFPSLIVRGNFRVSSVATLICSATIIAVAIWVAKSYVNIILAIAILPTTFFSMIFPTADAVTNSYCLLFIAVVLCLYQRDDMLQYWHIALLCMMGALLGQVKITCFIIALFVLFLIPKAHGCVKKITLALPALTAFVSMWLWRAKTSQISVAPNRVPLEKTHELEGQLLQSSWKIFPLIGRSLFEPMDFDTEKINGQLVNSRRNLQFFTGTEEIQLPLIVMAPVLIAIMMLLIVHMSYKNINKLQVGLIVLIIVLYYVLSCVAMSITWVGNVDAYASGLQNRYFIPVLPLAALLFPNFIRDENINRRVLAISVAALTAFSYIAIAITYVIQWK; from the coding sequence TTGCCGCGGCATTATTCGGGGAAGCGTCAACGTGAACTGAAACATGTGGAGCCTCATGCCTCTGATTATATTTCCTTGCTGTACTGGATCGGCACAATCACAACAGGGTGCATTCTTATTTTCTGTGGCAAACAGCATTGTTTTAACGATGCAATGGCGCATTGGGCCAGAATCCTGCAAATCAGAGCGGGGAATATAATTCCGGTATTTTCTGATGAATACCATGATTGGGTGGTTTACCGTGACCACGGGAAGATAATAACCTTCAACAACACTGCGGTGAATGCTCCCTTTGTCTATTTTCCCAGTCTTATTGTGCGCGGGAATTTTCGCGTATCGAGTGTGGCAACATTGATCTGCTCGGCCACTATTATTGCCGTGGCAATATGGGTAGCCAAATCTTATGTCAATATCATTCTGGCTATAGCGATTCTTCCTACCACATTTTTTTCAATGATATTCCCGACAGCTGATGCCGTCACCAACAGCTATTGTCTGCTGTTCATTGCGGTTGTTCTGTGTTTGTATCAACGGGATGACATGTTGCAATACTGGCATATTGCTCTGCTCTGCATGATGGGAGCTCTGCTCGGACAAGTCAAGATTACCTGTTTCATCATCGCATTATTTGTATTGTTCTTGATTCCTAAGGCTCACGGATGCGTAAAAAAGATCACCTTGGCGCTTCCTGCTCTCACTGCTTTTGTCTCCATGTGGCTTTGGCGGGCGAAGACCTCGCAGATATCGGTTGCCCCGAATCGTGTTCCATTGGAGAAGACACACGAGCTTGAGGGGCAGTTACTGCAATCTTCCTGGAAAATATTTCCGCTTATCGGCCGGTCGTTGTTCGAGCCTATGGATTTTGATACTGAGAAGATTAATGGGCAATTGGTGAATTCAAGAAGAAATCTTCAGTTCTTTACAGGAACGGAAGAAATTCAGTTGCCTTTAATCGTTATGGCTCCAGTGCTTATCGCTATTATGATGCTTCTGATTGTGCATATGAGCTATAAAAATATAAATAAATTGCAGGTTGGATTAATAGTATTAATTATAGTTCTGTATTACGTATTATCGTGTGTGGCAATGTCAATCACATGGGTTGGAAATGTAGATGCATATGCTTCGGGATTGCAGAACAGGTATTTCATACCGGTATTGCCGCTTGCTGCGCTGTTGTTCCCCAACTTTATTAGGGATGAAAATATCAATCGCAGAGTATTAGCTATTTCTGTGGCGGCTTTAACGGCATTTTCATATATCGCTATAGCGATTACGTATGTGATTCAATGGAAATGA